Proteins from a single region of Hordeum vulgare subsp. vulgare chromosome 6H, MorexV3_pseudomolecules_assembly, whole genome shotgun sequence:
- the LOC123405042 gene encoding EEF1A lysine methyltransferase 4-like — MAPGAAAARCYAEEEGDTRSDGTRSYGEARYVEEGGASYGWYQRYAALRPFVCRLVPPASRLLMIGCGSVLMSEDMVADGYMEIINIDISLVLIEMMRKKYFDLPQLQYMQMDVRDMSKFSEESFDCAIVKGTLDSLMCGVEAPLSAAQMVLEVDRLLKPGGVFMLLTFGCKPAR, encoded by the exons ATGGCACCGGGAGCGGCAGCGGCGCGGTGCtacgcggaggaggagggggacacCAGGAGCGACGGCACCAGGAGCTACGGGGAGGCGCGCTATGTGGAGGAGGGCGGCGCGTCCTACGGCTGGTACCAGCGCTACGCCGCGCTACGCCCCTTCGTTTGCCGATTGGTGCCTCCGGCCTCCCGCCTCCTCATGATCGGCTGCGGCTCCGTGC TTATGTCAGAGGATATGGTTGCTGATGGCTACATGGAGATAATAAACATTGACATTTCTTTGGTTTTAATTGAGATGATGAGAAAGAAGTACTTCGATCTTCCACAGCTACAAT ACATGCAAATGGATGTTAGGGATATGAGTAAATTCTCTGAGGAATCATTTGATTGTGCAATCGTTAAAG GTACTTTGGACTCTTTGAT GTGTGGTGTGGAGGCTCCTCTCAGCGCAGCGCAGATGGTTCTAGAAGTGGATAG GCTACTCAAACCAGGGGGAGTCTTTATGTTG TTGACGTTTGGCTGCAAGCCTGCAAGATAA